One Elephas maximus indicus isolate mEleMax1 chromosome 16, mEleMax1 primary haplotype, whole genome shotgun sequence DNA window includes the following coding sequences:
- the LOC126059488 gene encoding oligosaccharyltransferase complex subunit OSTC-like: METLLYQVLFLLLEFPNLKVKKLPWVHMPLAVTACTLVVVSYFLITRGIIYDVIVEPSSVGSMTDKHGRQRPVAFLAYRVNGQCIMEGFAFSFLFRMESLDFIIMDRSSAPNIPKPNRFLLLFIGFVCVLLSFLWLEYS; encoded by the coding sequence ATGGAGACTTTGTTGTACCAAGTCCTGTTTCTATTGCTTGAATTCCCCAACCTGAAGGTGAAGAAGCTGCCCTGGGTGCACATGCCGTTGGCTGTGACGGCGTGCACTCTGGTGGTGGTGTCTTACTTCCTTATAACCAGAGGAATAATATATGATGTTATTGTGGAACCTTCAAGTGTTGGCTCTATGACTGATAAACATGGGCGTCAGAGGCCAGTAGCTTTCTTGGCCTACAGAGTAAATGGACAATGTATTATGGAAGGATTCGCATTCAGCTTCCTGTTTAGAATGGAAAGTTTAGACTTCATAATCATGGACCGATCCAGTGCACCAAACATTCCAAAACCCAATAGATTTCTTCTTCTATTCATTGGATTTGTCTGTGTCCTGTTGAGTTTTTTATGGCTAGAGTATTCATGA